A single window of Synechococcus sp. CBW1004 DNA harbors:
- a CDS encoding bifunctional diguanylate cyclase/phosphodiesterase, which translates to MNEVPWSLHLLSEVLAAFTVDDPQALRSVIHRVAEAVDAEVVAIVSPQQVKLCIGLSSRQQAPLPSLVTRQPTTLPLGEQSLHAHWAPLGEKDQLLVARLGEPFDLEERSLLRAMGRSIELSSEVLRAVKAEREAKEQALLQATHDAMTGLPGRALVLERLEELLQGRGREPDATPTVLFVDIDRFKQINDAHGHASGDQFLCAVAEALRGVVRGTDLVGRLSGDEFVVVTCTRRQEEAEILARRIIERVSRPLLLAGKLVSHSPSIGIAFEEVQTLPREGSQAATPFEAAAGAATGPGSDPVAQSAEALIENADMAMYRAKDLGRGRFACYDSGMRLQAQRRAATEMELRRAVRHGELLPFFQPIVRMPERRIVGFEALVRWQHPGHGLLPPSEFVPVAEDSGLIVEIDLHILHAASRILADWKRRFPGLSLRLSVNVSGRTFVDPALTAHVTEALEASGLSADELYLEITETMLVEDIDSTTEVVERLKQLGIQLAIDDFGTGYSSLLYLKRFPIGILKIDRSFIDGLGIDREDEVIVKAVIGVARALGIALVAEGVETDRQLQILEDLGCDFVQGYGLGRPMDASAAEQLLQQAALALERG; encoded by the coding sequence ATGAACGAGGTCCCCTGGTCGCTGCATCTGCTCTCGGAGGTGCTCGCCGCCTTCACGGTGGACGATCCGCAGGCGCTGCGTTCAGTGATTCATCGCGTCGCCGAAGCCGTCGATGCGGAGGTGGTGGCGATCGTCAGTCCTCAGCAGGTGAAGCTGTGCATCGGGTTGTCATCCCGGCAGCAGGCGCCGCTGCCCTCCCTGGTGACGCGCCAGCCGACCACCCTGCCCCTGGGCGAGCAGTCGCTCCATGCGCACTGGGCACCGTTGGGTGAGAAGGATCAGCTGCTGGTGGCACGGCTGGGTGAGCCCTTCGATCTGGAGGAGCGTTCGCTGCTGCGGGCGATGGGGCGCAGCATCGAGCTCAGCAGCGAGGTGCTGCGGGCCGTCAAGGCGGAGCGAGAGGCCAAGGAGCAGGCCCTGCTCCAGGCCACCCATGACGCCATGACCGGTCTGCCGGGCCGGGCACTCGTGCTCGAGCGGCTCGAGGAGCTGCTGCAGGGACGCGGCCGCGAGCCCGATGCCACACCGACGGTGCTGTTCGTCGACATCGATCGCTTCAAGCAGATCAACGATGCCCACGGGCATGCCTCAGGCGATCAGTTCCTCTGTGCAGTGGCGGAGGCGCTGCGCGGCGTGGTGCGTGGCACCGATCTGGTCGGGCGTCTGTCGGGGGATGAATTCGTGGTGGTGACGTGCACCCGCCGGCAGGAGGAGGCGGAGATCCTGGCCCGACGCATCATCGAGCGGGTCAGTCGGCCCCTGCTGCTGGCCGGCAAACTGGTGAGCCACTCCCCCTCGATCGGGATCGCCTTCGAGGAGGTCCAGACGCTCCCCCGCGAAGGCTCACAGGCGGCGACTCCTTTCGAGGCCGCCGCTGGCGCCGCGACGGGCCCGGGCTCCGACCCCGTGGCGCAGAGCGCAGAGGCGCTGATCGAGAACGCCGACATGGCGATGTATCGCGCCAAGGATCTCGGCCGCGGTCGCTTTGCCTGTTACGACTCCGGCATGCGCCTGCAGGCCCAGCGGCGCGCAGCGACGGAGATGGAGCTGCGGCGTGCGGTCCGCCATGGGGAGCTGCTGCCGTTTTTCCAGCCGATCGTGCGGATGCCGGAGCGACGCATCGTCGGCTTCGAGGCCCTGGTCCGCTGGCAGCATCCGGGGCATGGCCTGTTGCCCCCGAGTGAGTTCGTGCCGGTGGCGGAGGACAGCGGTCTGATCGTCGAGATCGATCTGCACATCCTGCATGCGGCTTCGCGCATCCTGGCGGACTGGAAGCGTCGCTTCCCGGGGTTATCGCTGCGGCTCTCGGTGAATGTGTCCGGTCGCACCTTCGTGGATCCGGCTCTGACAGCGCATGTGACCGAGGCGCTGGAGGCATCGGGCCTGAGCGCCGATGAGCTCTATCTGGAGATCACCGAGACGATGCTGGTGGAAGACATCGACTCCACCACCGAGGTGGTGGAAAGGCTCAAGCAGCTGGGCATCCAGCTGGCCATCGATGATTTCGGCACCGGTTATTCCTCGCTTCTGTATCTCAAGCGGTTCCCGATCGGCATCCTCAAGATCGACCGCTCCTTCATCGATGGCCTCGGCATCGACCGTGAGGATGAGGTGATCGTCAAGGCGGTGATCGGCGTGGCGCGCGCCCTCGGCATCGCCCTGGTGGCGGAGGGGGTGGAGACCGATCGCCAGCTGCAGATCCTCGAAGACCTCGGCTGTGATTTCGTGCAGGGCTATGGCCTCGGGCGCCCGATGGATGCCTCCGCCGCGGAGCAGCTTCTGCAGCAGGCCGCCCTGGCTCTGGAGCGAGGCTGA
- a CDS encoding apolipoprotein N-acyltransferase: MGNDRLRQVCLAIGSGLLAGLALPPLGLPPLLWGALALLWSLAAPGEQGASRQPGRVRQFVAAPRRTADEPLSPAPLPSSLPPLAGGLRSRPLGQVPAAFAAWLPHVVALEGLLWGLAAVLLSHRWLLWLHPLDWIGVPGPLSLPLCLLLWLLIALAGGLLVGLWLALMRRLGPTRLSTALIGSALWGLAEVALARGPLFWIGVGAAALPGDPALAGVAALGGAGLLAALQVLIGWGLWWVFRSGAGRRRRFLLCLGLVLAAHLAGLAALAAVAPDDGPRERVLLLQPAIPTRRKFEAAEQLRLLRQLALAQRAAVGMARTLVLPEGALALGQPLPEPAPVEVLSGGFRLEGLEHRSSLLRFAPGDVVADQWLDKHRLVPLGEWVPASGLLRWSGLSAVGGLQSGPPSRLLRRPEGPVAVAICYELSDGRALASASRDGAQWLLASANLDPYPLLLQQQFTALARLRAIESGRWLVSAANTGPSLAVDPRGVVRSQLPAGRSVRAAVEIHRLQAPTGYLRWGEGPLLVLLVLGVVLRLIAQRGWWGSRPEAP; encoded by the coding sequence ATGGGCAATGACCGGCTGCGGCAGGTCTGCCTGGCCATCGGCTCAGGTCTGCTCGCCGGCCTGGCTCTTCCCCCGCTTGGCCTGCCGCCGCTGCTCTGGGGCGCTCTGGCGCTGCTCTGGTCTCTGGCCGCTCCCGGCGAGCAGGGAGCCTCCCGCCAGCCCGGCAGAGTCCGCCAGTTCGTGGCGGCGCCGAGGCGCACGGCTGACGAGCCTCTCTCCCCGGCCCCGCTGCCGTCGTCGTTGCCTCCGCTGGCCGGGGGCCTCCGCTCGCGGCCGCTGGGCCAGGTTCCGGCCGCTTTTGCCGCGTGGTTGCCGCACGTGGTGGCCCTGGAGGGGCTGCTCTGGGGGCTGGCGGCGGTGCTGCTCAGCCATCGCTGGCTGCTCTGGCTGCATCCGCTCGACTGGATCGGCGTGCCCGGGCCTCTGAGCCTGCCGCTGTGCCTGTTGCTCTGGCTGCTGATCGCCCTGGCCGGCGGTCTGCTGGTGGGTCTGTGGCTGGCCCTGATGCGCCGCCTCGGGCCGACGCGCCTGTCGACCGCCCTGATCGGATCGGCGCTCTGGGGCCTGGCGGAGGTGGCCCTGGCCCGCGGTCCGCTGTTCTGGATCGGGGTGGGCGCCGCCGCGCTGCCGGGGGATCCCGCCCTGGCGGGAGTGGCCGCGCTGGGGGGAGCCGGGCTGCTGGCGGCTCTGCAGGTGTTGATCGGCTGGGGGCTGTGGTGGGTGTTCCGCTCCGGAGCAGGGCGCCGTCGCCGCTTCCTGCTCTGCCTGGGCCTGGTGCTGGCCGCCCACCTGGCCGGCCTGGCCGCCCTGGCGGCGGTCGCCCCCGATGACGGCCCCCGGGAGCGGGTGCTGCTGCTGCAGCCGGCCATCCCCACCCGTCGCAAGTTCGAGGCGGCCGAGCAGCTGCGCTTGCTGCGCCAGCTGGCCCTGGCGCAACGGGCCGCCGTCGGTATGGCCCGCACCCTCGTGCTGCCGGAGGGGGCGCTGGCCCTGGGGCAGCCGCTGCCCGAGCCGGCGCCGGTGGAGGTGCTCAGCGGCGGCTTCCGGCTGGAGGGCCTGGAGCATCGCAGCAGCCTGCTGCGCTTCGCTCCCGGCGATGTGGTGGCTGACCAGTGGCTCGACAAGCACCGGCTGGTGCCGCTGGGGGAGTGGGTGCCCGCCTCGGGGCTGCTGCGCTGGAGCGGCCTCTCGGCGGTGGGGGGCCTGCAGAGCGGCCCTCCCTCGCGGCTGCTGCGCCGTCCCGAGGGACCGGTGGCGGTGGCGATCTGCTATGAGCTCTCCGACGGTCGCGCCCTGGCCAGTGCCAGCCGCGATGGGGCCCAGTGGCTGCTGGCCAGCGCCAATCTCGATCCCTACCCCCTGTTGCTGCAGCAGCAGTTCACGGCCCTGGCGCGGCTGCGGGCGATCGAGAGCGGCCGCTGGCTGGTCAGCGCCGCCAACACCGGCCCCAGCCTCGCGGTCGACCCCCGTGGCGTCGTCCGCTCACAGCTGCCGGCTGGGCGCAGCGTCCGGGCGGCGGTCGAGATCCATCGCCTGCAGGCTCCGACGGGTTATCTCCGCTGGGGCGAGGGGCCGCTGCTGGTCCTGCTGGTTCTGGGGGTGGTGCTTCGGTTGATCGCCCAGCGGGGCTGGTGGGGGAGCAGGCCTGAGGCTCCCTGA
- a CDS encoding FKBP-type peptidyl-prolyl cis-trans isomerase, with product MRDILISTAVCLSCLLVAFISQLVAPSPVLPSAQASGPESQAGVVQVATAMAGAPRSSGKAQAAVVAAVSAPLELDPNDPNPTLFTMAPSSAAPGGSSDETLTAGGASALGGSMSAPKEVVTESGLRITDLEIGTGAEAVSGELVSVNYRGTLTNGKEFDSSYGRGPFQFPLGAGRVIKGWDEGVAGMKVGGKRKLVIPPELAYGSRGAGGVIPPDATLIFEVELLGVGR from the coding sequence ATGCGCGACATCCTGATCAGCACGGCGGTCTGCCTCAGCTGCCTGCTGGTGGCCTTCATCAGCCAGCTGGTGGCCCCCAGCCCGGTGCTGCCCTCGGCCCAGGCCTCCGGCCCTGAAAGCCAGGCCGGCGTGGTTCAGGTGGCCACCGCCATGGCAGGGGCGCCACGCAGCAGCGGCAAAGCCCAGGCCGCTGTGGTCGCCGCCGTTTCGGCGCCCCTGGAACTCGACCCCAACGACCCCAACCCCACCCTGTTCACCATGGCCCCCAGCAGCGCAGCCCCCGGCGGCTCCAGCGACGAGACCCTGACCGCAGGGGGAGCGTCCGCTCTGGGCGGCTCGATGAGCGCCCCGAAGGAGGTCGTCACCGAGAGCGGTCTGCGCATCACCGATCTCGAGATCGGCACCGGTGCCGAGGCGGTGAGCGGCGAGCTGGTGTCCGTGAACTATCGGGGCACCCTCACGAATGGCAAGGAGTTCGACAGCAGCTACGGCCGCGGTCCCTTCCAGTTCCCGCTCGGCGCCGGCCGCGTGATCAAGGGCTGGGACGAGGGCGTGGCGGGCATGAAGGTGGGCGGCAAGCGGAAGCTGGTGATCCCGCCTGAACTGGCCTACGGCTCCCGCGGGGCCGGCGGCGTGATTCCCCCCGACGCCACGCTGATCTTCGAGGTCGAACTGCTCGGCGTCGGCCGCTGA
- a CDS encoding phasin family protein has product MDQGNLLQMLLLRGLGTTSLVADRLRYVSQEWVSSGRLDPNHASALMEDVLKALRGENPELEQQAERQLERNRDDLLADLGLARQREVDELRGRLDRLERQLRQRGGGWSEAAPQGVDDSDLPPD; this is encoded by the coding sequence ATGGATCAGGGCAATCTGCTGCAGATGCTGCTGCTGCGCGGCCTGGGCACCACCTCCCTGGTGGCCGACAGGCTCCGCTACGTCAGCCAGGAATGGGTGAGCAGCGGCCGACTCGACCCCAACCACGCCTCCGCCCTGATGGAGGACGTGCTCAAGGCGCTGCGGGGCGAGAACCCGGAGCTGGAACAGCAGGCGGAGCGCCAGCTCGAACGGAACCGCGATGACCTGCTGGCCGATCTCGGCCTGGCGCGCCAGCGGGAAGTGGATGAGCTGCGCGGCCGACTCGACCGGCTCGAGCGGCAGCTGCGCCAGCGCGGCGGCGGCTGGAGCGAGGCCGCGCCCCAGGGCGTCGATGACAGCGACCTGCCGCCCGACTGA
- a CDS encoding ABC transporter permease subunit (The N-terminal region of this protein, as described by TIGR01726, is a three transmembrane segment that identifies a subfamily of ABC transporter permease subunits, which specificities that include histidine, arginine, glutamine, glutamate, L-cystine (sic), the opines (in Agrobacterium) octopine and nopaline, etc.), whose amino-acid sequence MLTGLLAGLLAVGLAGSLWASPVKTWKVGTDPTFPPFEYRDKTTNQITGFDIDLIEAIGRQAGRRIELVALPFDGVIPALQSGTIDAAISAMTITADRARAIDFSRPYFQAGQAIVVRENGPAINGLEDLKGRRIAVQIGTTGALKASEVPDARVSSFDSTPLALQELANGNADAVVSDIPAILYAIDQANLTGLRISGEHLSSEYYGIATRQGSPVLASVNEALATLFSNGEYAALYRRWFGAEPPVLPEVAPGLEANRSAQKGLDLQLLLVNLLKGAAITLLLTVLSFSFGLAGGIGLAMLLQAPWPLAHRLCRVYIEFFRGTPMLVQLFLIYFGLPALLQSLQLPFTIDRMPAAVTALSLNVAAYLSETLRSGIESIDRGQWEAADALGFSPLERMRFVIAPQAIRRVIPPLANEFITLIKDTSLAAVIGFDELFRQGQLMVATTYRAFEIYIAVALVYLVMTTTASLLFKRLERRLRLPA is encoded by the coding sequence ATGCTGACGGGCCTGCTGGCCGGGCTGCTGGCGGTCGGCCTTGCGGGCAGTCTCTGGGCGTCCCCCGTCAAGACGTGGAAGGTCGGTACCGATCCCACGTTCCCACCGTTTGAGTATCGGGACAAGACAACCAATCAGATCACCGGGTTTGACATCGATCTGATCGAGGCGATCGGCCGGCAGGCCGGCCGCCGGATCGAGCTGGTTGCTCTGCCGTTTGATGGGGTGATTCCTGCCCTGCAGTCCGGCACGATCGACGCGGCGATCAGCGCGATGACGATCACAGCGGATCGGGCTCGGGCGATTGATTTCAGCCGCCCCTATTTCCAGGCGGGTCAGGCGATCGTTGTGCGCGAGAACGGGCCTGCCATCAACGGGCTGGAGGATCTCAAAGGCCGACGCATCGCCGTGCAGATCGGCACCACCGGTGCCCTCAAGGCCAGCGAAGTTCCCGATGCGAGGGTGAGCAGCTTTGACTCGACGCCGCTGGCACTTCAGGAACTTGCCAATGGCAATGCCGATGCTGTGGTGAGTGATATTCCGGCAATTCTGTATGCAATTGATCAGGCCAACCTCACCGGTCTGAGGATCAGCGGAGAGCATCTCAGCAGCGAGTATTACGGCATTGCCACCCGTCAGGGATCGCCGGTTCTCGCCTCGGTGAACGAGGCCCTCGCGACACTGTTCAGCAATGGCGAGTATGCGGCGCTCTATCGCCGCTGGTTTGGAGCCGAGCCGCCGGTCCTGCCCGAAGTCGCCCCTGGTCTGGAGGCGAATCGTTCGGCGCAGAAGGGCCTGGATCTGCAGCTTCTTCTGGTCAATCTTCTCAAGGGAGCGGCCATCACCCTGCTGCTCACCGTGCTCTCGTTCAGCTTCGGGCTCGCCGGTGGCATCGGCCTGGCGATGCTGCTGCAGGCCCCCTGGCCGCTGGCCCACCGGCTGTGCCGCGTGTACATCGAGTTCTTCCGGGGCACGCCGATGCTGGTGCAGCTGTTTCTGATCTATTTCGGCCTGCCGGCCCTGCTGCAGAGCCTGCAGCTGCCCTTCACCATCGATCGCATGCCGGCGGCCGTGACGGCCCTGAGCCTCAACGTGGCGGCCTATCTGTCCGAAACGCTGCGCAGCGGCATCGAGTCGATTGACCGGGGCCAATGGGAGGCGGCCGATGCCCTCGGCTTCAGCCCGCTGGAGCGGATGCGCTTTGTGATCGCTCCCCAGGCGATCCGCCGTGTGATCCCACCGCTGGCCAATGAGTTCATCACCCTGATCAAGGACACCAGCCTGGCGGCGGTGATCGGGTTCGATGAATTGTTCCGGCAGGGACAACTGATGGTCGCCACCACCTACCGCGCTTTCGAGATCTACATCGCCGTCGCCCTGGTGTATCTGGTGATGACCACCACCGCCTCGCTGTTGTTCAAGCGCCTCGAGCGGCGCCTGCGCCTTCCCGCCTGA
- a CDS encoding deoxyribodipyrimidine photo-lyase codes for MEPVHVVWFKRDLRTPDHGPLLEAARCGPVLPLYVAEPELWAQEDASGRQWAFVAESLAELREDLAQRGQPLLVRVGAVVPLLERLRRRVAIAGLWSHEETGNDWSYRRDQAVGAWCVQHGIPWREVPQNGVVRRLRNRDGWARRWEERMGCEPLPAPDRLQPLEGNWAPGPIPAGADLGLEPDPCPGRQPGGRRAGLDLLESFLKERGRGYARGLSSPLTASSACSRLSPHLAFGTLSLREVVQASRRGGGPRAFEERLHWHCHFIQKLESEPELEVRDAHPAYAGLRDTDAERLQAWSEGRTGWPFVDACMRALIAEGWINFRMRAMLMAVASQHLWIHWRDSGLVLARLFVDYEPGIHWNQCQMQAGTTGINIVRIYNPIKQGLDQDPQGLFLRHWLPELAMVPVVYLHTPWTMSDAEQRAAGCVLGDEYPLPLLDHRQAAREAREKVWAVRGSEAFRRTADAIQERHGSRRSGLKTPRNGVSRRRRSQDSGSANQQQLSLELG; via the coding sequence ATGGAGCCTGTGCACGTCGTCTGGTTCAAGCGCGACCTGCGCACGCCTGACCACGGGCCCCTGCTCGAGGCAGCGCGCTGCGGGCCGGTGTTGCCGCTGTATGTGGCCGAACCGGAGCTCTGGGCGCAGGAGGACGCTTCCGGCCGTCAGTGGGCGTTCGTGGCCGAATCGCTGGCGGAGCTGCGTGAGGATCTCGCGCAACGGGGGCAGCCGCTGCTGGTGCGGGTCGGTGCGGTGGTGCCGCTGCTGGAGCGTCTGCGGCGGCGGGTGGCGATCGCCGGCCTGTGGAGCCATGAGGAGACGGGCAACGATTGGAGCTACCGGCGCGACCAGGCGGTGGGAGCCTGGTGCGTTCAGCACGGCATCCCCTGGCGGGAGGTTCCCCAGAACGGTGTCGTGCGGCGGCTGCGCAACCGTGATGGCTGGGCTCGCCGCTGGGAGGAGCGGATGGGATGCGAGCCCTTACCGGCTCCGGATCGTCTGCAGCCCCTGGAGGGGAACTGGGCCCCGGGGCCGATTCCTGCGGGGGCCGATCTGGGCCTGGAGCCCGATCCCTGCCCAGGGCGTCAGCCGGGAGGCCGCCGCGCCGGCCTGGATCTGCTGGAGAGTTTTCTGAAGGAGCGGGGCCGCGGCTATGCCCGCGGGCTTTCCAGTCCGCTGACGGCGTCATCGGCCTGCTCGCGCCTGTCCCCCCATCTCGCCTTCGGCACGCTGTCGCTGCGGGAGGTGGTGCAGGCCAGCCGCCGGGGCGGCGGTCCGCGCGCTTTTGAGGAGCGGCTGCACTGGCACTGCCACTTCATTCAGAAGCTCGAAAGCGAACCGGAGCTGGAGGTCCGCGATGCTCATCCCGCCTACGCCGGCCTGCGCGACACCGATGCCGAGCGGCTGCAGGCCTGGAGCGAGGGGCGCACCGGCTGGCCGTTCGTCGATGCCTGCATGCGGGCCCTGATCGCGGAAGGCTGGATCAATTTCCGGATGCGGGCGATGCTGATGGCGGTGGCCAGCCAGCACCTGTGGATCCACTGGCGCGACAGCGGCCTGGTGCTGGCCCGCCTGTTCGTCGACTACGAGCCCGGCATCCACTGGAACCAGTGCCAGATGCAGGCGGGAACGACGGGGATCAACATCGTGCGGATCTACAACCCGATCAAGCAGGGGCTCGATCAGGACCCGCAGGGCCTGTTCCTGCGCCACTGGCTGCCGGAGCTCGCGATGGTGCCGGTGGTGTATCTCCACACCCCCTGGACGATGAGCGACGCGGAGCAACGGGCGGCGGGCTGTGTCCTGGGCGACGAGTACCCGTTGCCGCTTCTCGATCACCGGCAGGCCGCCCGTGAGGCACGGGAGAAGGTGTGGGCGGTGCGTGGGAGTGAGGCCTTTCGCCGCACGGCAGATGCCATTCAGGAGCGGCATGGCTCGCGCCGCTCGGGTTTGAAGACCCCCCGCAACGGCGTCAGCCGCAGACGGCGCTCCCAGGACTCCGGTTCTGCCAATCAGCAACAGCTCAGCCTTGAGTTGGGCTGA
- a CDS encoding type II toxin-antitoxin system Phd/YefM family antitoxin codes for MAPGPPSSLPPEPRCINVQEAKTHLSALLARVSAGERIVLARHGKPIAQLVPLDPQPRRQLGFLQGQVDAAFFDPLPEEELRAWEA; via the coding sequence ATGGCTCCCGGCCCCCCCTCGTCGCTCCCGCCCGAACCCCGCTGCATCAACGTGCAGGAGGCCAAAACCCACCTCTCGGCTCTGCTGGCCCGGGTCTCCGCCGGTGAACGCATCGTGCTGGCCCGACATGGCAAGCCCATCGCCCAGCTTGTTCCGCTGGATCCCCAGCCACGCCGTCAGCTGGGTTTCCTGCAGGGGCAGGTGGATGCCGCCTTCTTCGATCCCCTGCCAGAGGAGGAACTGCGGGCCTGGGAGGCATGA
- a CDS encoding FIST signal transduction protein, with product MVPATQERTRWIRVGSSLDPDNDRAVEEALQPLLQAGKPKLVLLFASATHDLECVASRLADAFGEDVVIGCSTAGELAPDRSSLGGLTLWALGGEGFTVSLGMGQGGPEGLRQAANEAAHCLDRLERRAHTVLVLLADGLCGDQVEVVRGAYDVAGVEVPLVGGCAGDDLAMQRTHQVFGRRLLRQSVVAAAISSDAPLGIGVSHCWEPRSAPMLVTASTGTEVISLDDRPALDVLLEAFEAPEDVRTNAEIFTSWVTTRPLGIRRRDRIEIRYVAGADFTRRSLKTIAEVPQGGLAHLMQGDGHSVLEATQQACEMAAQALEGQPMQGLLLFDCVARRSVLAEDRIVEEVQRINSVRGDLPVGGFYTYGEIARTRGAGGFHNQTLVALALA from the coding sequence GTGGTCCCGGCCACGCAGGAACGGACCCGCTGGATCCGGGTGGGAAGCTCCCTCGACCCCGACAACGATCGGGCGGTCGAGGAGGCGCTGCAGCCTCTGCTCCAGGCCGGCAAGCCGAAACTGGTGTTGCTCTTCGCCTCGGCGACCCACGATCTCGAATGCGTCGCGTCCAGGCTGGCCGATGCCTTCGGGGAGGACGTGGTGATCGGCTGTTCCACGGCGGGGGAGCTGGCGCCGGATCGTTCCAGTCTGGGTGGCCTCACGCTGTGGGCCCTCGGTGGTGAGGGCTTCACGGTGTCCCTCGGCATGGGCCAGGGTGGTCCGGAGGGGTTGCGCCAGGCCGCCAACGAGGCTGCGCACTGCCTCGATCGCCTGGAGAGGCGCGCCCACACCGTGCTGGTGCTGCTGGCCGACGGTCTCTGTGGCGATCAGGTGGAGGTGGTGCGGGGGGCCTACGACGTGGCCGGGGTGGAGGTGCCCCTGGTGGGCGGCTGCGCCGGTGATGACCTGGCCATGCAGCGCACCCATCAGGTGTTCGGGCGCAGGCTGCTGCGACAGTCGGTGGTCGCTGCCGCGATCAGCTCCGATGCACCCCTGGGGATCGGCGTCTCCCACTGCTGGGAGCCACGCTCCGCCCCGATGCTGGTCACCGCCAGCACGGGCACCGAGGTGATCAGCCTGGATGATCGACCCGCCCTGGATGTGCTGCTGGAGGCCTTTGAGGCACCGGAGGACGTGCGGACGAATGCCGAGATCTTCACCAGCTGGGTCACCACCCGGCCGCTGGGCATCCGCCGTCGCGATCGCATCGAGATCCGGTACGTCGCCGGCGCCGATTTCACCCGGCGCTCTCTGAAGACGATCGCCGAGGTACCTCAGGGTGGACTGGCCCATCTGATGCAGGGGGATGGCCACTCGGTGCTCGAGGCCACCCAGCAGGCCTGTGAGATGGCCGCCCAAGCTCTGGAGGGACAGCCGATGCAGGGGTTGCTGCTGTTCGACTGCGTCGCCCGCCGCTCCGTGCTGGCCGAGGACCGCATCGTCGAGGAGGTGCAGCGGATCAACAGCGTCCGCGGCGATCTGCCGGTGGGCGGCTTCTACACCTACGGGGAAATCGCGCGCACCCGTGGTGCCGGCGGCTTTCACAACCAGACCCTCGTCGCCCTGGCACTGGCATGA
- a CDS encoding superoxide dismutase: MAHTLPALPYGLDALEPHISRSTLEFHHGKHHNAYVTNLNNLVAGTDLEGKSLEDTILAVAGDASKAGVFNNAAQVWNHSFYWQCIKPSGGGTPSGALLDRINADFGSFEKFVEAFKAAGATQFGSGWAWLVLDNGTLKVTKTANADLPLAHGQKALLTMDVWEHAYYLDYQNRRPDYISTFLDKLVNWDFVAANLAAA; encoded by the coding sequence ATGGCGCACACGCTGCCCGCACTGCCCTACGGCCTCGATGCGCTCGAGCCCCACATCTCCCGCTCGACGCTGGAGTTCCACCACGGCAAGCATCACAACGCCTACGTCACCAACCTGAACAATCTGGTGGCCGGCACCGACCTGGAGGGCAAGAGCCTCGAGGACACGATCCTGGCGGTGGCCGGGGACGCCTCCAAGGCCGGTGTGTTCAACAACGCCGCCCAGGTGTGGAACCACAGCTTCTACTGGCAGTGCATCAAGCCCAGTGGCGGTGGCACCCCCAGCGGCGCCCTGCTCGACAGGATCAACGCTGATTTCGGCAGCTTCGAGAAGTTCGTCGAGGCGTTCAAGGCCGCCGGCGCCACCCAGTTCGGCAGCGGCTGGGCCTGGCTGGTGCTCGACAACGGCACCCTCAAGGTGACCAAGACCGCCAACGCCGACCTGCCCCTGGCCCATGGCCAGAAAGCCCTGCTCACGATGGACGTGTGGGAGCACGCCTATTACCTCGACTACCAGAATCGCCGGCCCGATTACATCAGCACCTTCCTCGACAAGCTGGTGAACTGGGACTTCGTGGCCGCCAATCTGGCCGCAGCCTGA
- a CDS encoding type II toxin-antitoxin system VapC family toxin codes for MRLLLDTHVLLWAALEPDRLSPGQRDGLEDGANQLFVSAATAWEIATKWRLGKLQQAAAVVNNYGLVLDRLAATELPIRGDVARRAGLWEVEHRDPFDRLLAAQAAADQLILVSSDPAFIQFEDEQRLS; via the coding sequence ATGAGGCTGCTGCTGGACACCCACGTGCTGCTCTGGGCTGCTCTGGAGCCGGACAGGCTCTCCCCAGGGCAGCGTGACGGCCTGGAGGATGGAGCCAACCAGCTGTTCGTCAGCGCCGCAACCGCCTGGGAGATCGCCACGAAATGGCGGCTTGGCAAGCTGCAGCAGGCCGCCGCCGTGGTGAACAACTACGGTCTGGTTCTCGACCGGCTGGCGGCCACCGAACTGCCGATCCGCGGCGATGTCGCCCGTCGCGCGGGCCTCTGGGAGGTGGAGCATCGGGACCCGTTCGATCGCCTCCTGGCGGCCCAGGCAGCAGCCGATCAGCTGATCCTGGTGAGCAGCGATCCGGCCTTCATCCAGTTTGAAGACGAGCAGAGGCTGAGCTGA